In a genomic window of Fibrobacter sp.:
- a CDS encoding tetratricopeptide repeat protein: MKRILLLTAMVLSLVGTSFAASDPCKDKTEEAKKLYAKCKSMEKGSAKYKECANSYKLLKNQAAQACRSGGLDEEGMRSAIKQWEKQVNNCKGKQNARCASALQQLGHYQFQLEEKLFLDKQAQYEEDVAWCADRDNKPAKCANIDQFPKADHQKSLGYFLEYIDKYPKESKTPMVLYQAAAVQEASGEDEKAFRLRERLVRNFPDNGLVPKAWLRMAEYHFMNRKFRDAVEAYKKVTGFENLTGKEAALAMYHLAESYYNIAEYETAAVKYYDYIIGADKGKYPNDLRAEAMDFMAASFSDLEGGGVAEAEAFLKDKKVPFKDSVYYRIGMKNKDHDRNEEAVQSFKRLMTINPDYIDAPLADIAMIEILIIQQKFEDAQKHRYTVVKRYDRNSSWYKKNQKYPESVKNAETAIRGAMLDIPQYHHARAAKLTKEGDLEAGKKQYAEAIKAYEAFLKRYAKEPSWDEYRVHINLALVYQEMQQFANAAKMFNWIVDSDTTRYGRRPMGDKELLKKEEAAYNAVLMMDQAREAAKTKKYGGDATKAYKGEETKAYFAQVDKYMAKFGQNKEAAELAYNAAIVHYEAKQYKTAVTVLRDLVQRYPDHQYILLIRRMLAQSLLESDQLDEALVEFEWLYKQYHDVKATKNDSMAKEIEKAIAAVLFQKAEKAVKAQRYEEGAVAYLALVKRYPLVSFADKAVFEAGVAYEKANKHEQAAETFMMLPKSYASSSLTIKGILRAASNYKKAGNPRQAAQTFLFITNNFPQDSMAFQAIGFAAQTFDSIPDKKQAAVTYELAYKRYPKDERTPSFLYSACLSYDEAQMTDEAIRCSKDLVHDYPKSTYALDAAFSIPVAYGNAKKWEEAAKEYHFFIKNYTEDKEKLIAAYIGAARAYMELKEEEKAVADYDQTLKNYDKYGLQIKNADPGVPAEAAFYLGEHEYNKMEPYVLKGKEKEKAATIKKLVEILQAAMGHYSKSASYASEKWTFRATNKMGMLFVVMATKVREQEKSAKGEEEMFAERITIVQQLPPYYDQARPIFQKNIDLARDQGFYNQDVVQAEEGYIEMYYQQCAVFAEVADAFANAPLPDSAAIVREYVEYEGAVKEDAIEMAHEDLEAYREELNNKSDAAKQAAVPVCATGIKASAHYGIDNQWTAKLFELLKQMDETNETLNTKIEKFDPSTLFADPAYFKTKARIEQISKSEVMTPEEKLATYRDIIKEAKAENEKLKKELAELKAQMAPAPSAAGAAGAEVGASESGAEPEAAPAAAPAPKKKGKKKK, translated from the coding sequence ATGAAACGTATCTTACTCTTAACGGCAATGGTCCTTTCCTTGGTGGGAACCTCCTTTGCCGCTTCCGATCCCTGTAAGGATAAAACCGAAGAAGCCAAGAAACTCTACGCAAAGTGCAAGTCCATGGAAAAGGGCTCTGCAAAGTACAAGGAATGCGCCAACTCTTACAAGCTCCTTAAGAACCAGGCTGCTCAGGCTTGCCGTTCTGGTGGTCTTGACGAAGAAGGCATGCGCTCTGCTATCAAGCAGTGGGAAAAGCAGGTGAACAACTGTAAGGGTAAGCAGAACGCCCGCTGCGCTTCTGCCTTGCAACAGTTGGGCCACTACCAGTTCCAGTTAGAAGAAAAGCTCTTCCTGGATAAGCAAGCCCAGTACGAAGAAGACGTGGCATGGTGTGCCGACCGCGACAACAAGCCCGCCAAGTGCGCAAACATCGACCAGTTCCCCAAGGCAGACCACCAGAAGTCTCTGGGATATTTCCTGGAATACATCGACAAGTATCCCAAGGAAAGCAAGACTCCCATGGTGCTGTATCAGGCTGCTGCCGTGCAAGAAGCCAGTGGCGAAGACGAGAAGGCCTTCCGCCTCCGTGAACGCTTGGTCCGTAACTTCCCGGATAACGGCCTTGTTCCCAAGGCATGGCTCCGTATGGCAGAATACCACTTCATGAACCGCAAGTTCCGCGATGCCGTGGAAGCCTACAAGAAGGTGACTGGTTTCGAAAACCTGACGGGTAAGGAAGCTGCTCTTGCCATGTATCACTTGGCCGAATCTTACTACAACATTGCAGAATACGAAACTGCAGCCGTCAAGTACTACGACTACATCATCGGTGCCGACAAGGGTAAGTATCCCAACGACCTCCGTGCCGAAGCTATGGACTTCATGGCGGCCTCCTTCTCTGACTTGGAAGGTGGTGGTGTCGCCGAAGCCGAAGCCTTCTTGAAAGACAAGAAGGTGCCCTTCAAGGATTCTGTGTACTACCGTATCGGTATGAAGAACAAGGACCATGACCGTAACGAAGAAGCGGTGCAATCCTTCAAGCGTTTGATGACCATTAACCCGGACTACATTGATGCTCCTTTGGCCGATATTGCGATGATTGAAATCCTTATCATCCAGCAGAAGTTCGAAGATGCGCAGAAACACCGCTACACCGTGGTGAAGCGTTATGACCGCAACTCTTCTTGGTACAAGAAAAACCAGAAGTATCCCGAATCGGTAAAGAACGCTGAAACGGCTATCCGTGGCGCTATGCTGGATATTCCGCAGTATCACCACGCTCGTGCTGCCAAGCTCACCAAGGAAGGTGACCTGGAAGCCGGTAAGAAGCAGTATGCCGAAGCCATCAAGGCTTACGAAGCATTCTTGAAGCGTTATGCCAAGGAACCGTCTTGGGATGAATACAGGGTTCACATCAATTTGGCCCTGGTTTACCAAGAAATGCAGCAGTTTGCAAACGCTGCCAAGATGTTCAACTGGATCGTGGATTCCGACACCACCCGCTATGGACGCCGTCCCATGGGTGACAAGGAACTCCTGAAGAAAGAAGAAGCTGCCTATAACGCTGTGCTCATGATGGACCAGGCTCGTGAAGCTGCTAAGACCAAGAAGTACGGTGGTGATGCTACCAAGGCCTATAAGGGTGAAGAAACCAAGGCCTACTTTGCCCAGGTTGACAAGTACATGGCCAAGTTCGGTCAGAACAAGGAAGCTGCTGAACTTGCCTATAACGCTGCCATTGTCCATTACGAAGCTAAGCAGTATAAGACTGCCGTGACAGTGTTGCGCGATCTAGTGCAGCGTTATCCGGATCACCAGTACATTTTGCTGATTCGTCGTATGCTCGCCCAGTCCTTGCTGGAATCTGATCAGCTGGATGAAGCCTTGGTGGAATTTGAATGGCTGTACAAGCAATACCATGATGTTAAGGCCACCAAGAACGACTCTATGGCGAAAGAAATTGAAAAGGCTATCGCAGCAGTGCTCTTCCAGAAGGCAGAAAAGGCTGTCAAGGCTCAGCGCTACGAAGAAGGTGCTGTTGCATACTTGGCTCTCGTGAAGCGTTATCCGTTGGTTTCCTTCGCCGATAAGGCCGTGTTCGAAGCTGGTGTTGCTTACGAAAAGGCCAACAAGCACGAACAGGCTGCCGAAACCTTTATGATGCTCCCCAAGAGCTACGCATCGTCCTCCTTGACTATCAAGGGTATCTTGCGTGCGGCAAGTAACTACAAGAAAGCCGGTAACCCCCGTCAGGCTGCTCAGACCTTCTTGTTCATCACCAATAACTTCCCGCAAGACTCTATGGCCTTCCAGGCAATTGGCTTTGCAGCCCAGACCTTCGATTCCATTCCGGATAAGAAGCAGGCTGCTGTGACTTACGAACTGGCTTACAAGCGTTACCCCAAGGATGAACGTACTCCGAGCTTCCTTTATAGCGCCTGCTTGAGCTATGACGAAGCCCAGATGACTGACGAAGCCATCCGCTGCTCTAAGGACCTTGTCCACGACTATCCCAAGAGCACCTACGCCCTCGATGCAGCCTTCAGCATTCCTGTGGCTTACGGTAACGCCAAGAAGTGGGAAGAGGCCGCCAAGGAATACCATTTCTTCATCAAGAACTACACCGAAGACAAGGAAAAGCTGATTGCTGCCTACATCGGTGCTGCTCGTGCTTACATGGAACTTAAGGAAGAAGAAAAGGCCGTTGCTGATTACGACCAGACCCTTAAGAACTACGACAAATACGGTCTGCAAATCAAGAATGCCGATCCGGGCGTTCCTGCTGAAGCTGCCTTCTACTTGGGTGAACACGAATACAACAAGATGGAACCCTATGTGTTGAAGGGCAAGGAAAAGGAAAAGGCCGCGACCATCAAGAAGTTGGTGGAAATCCTGCAGGCCGCCATGGGTCACTACTCCAAGTCTGCGTCTTATGCTTCTGAAAAGTGGACCTTCCGTGCTACTAACAAGATGGGTATGCTCTTTGTGGTCATGGCCACCAAGGTTCGTGAACAGGAAAAGAGCGCCAAGGGCGAAGAAGAAATGTTTGCTGAACGTATCACTATCGTGCAGCAGCTGCCGCCTTACTACGACCAGGCTCGTCCTATCTTCCAGAAGAACATCGACCTTGCCCGTGACCAGGGTTTCTACAACCAGGATGTGGTCCAGGCCGAAGAGGGCTATATCGAAATGTACTACCAGCAGTGCGCCGTGTTTGCCGAAGTGGCTGACGCCTTCGCCAACGCTCCGCTGCCGGACTCCGCTGCCATCGTAAGGGAATATGTGGAATACGAAGGTGCTGTGAAGGAAGACGCTATCGAAATGGCTCACGAAGACTTGGAAGCCTATCGTGAAGAACTGAACAACAAGTCCGACGCCGCAAAGCAGGCTGCAGTGCCCGTGTGCGCCACCGGTATTAAGGCTTCTGCCCACTACGGTATCGACAACCAGTGGACTGCCAAGCTCTTTGAACTCTTGAAGCAGATGGATGAAACAAACGAAACCTTGAACACCAAGATTGAAAAGTTCGACCCGTCCACCTTGTTTGCTGACCCGGCATACTTCAAGACCAAGGCTCGTATCGAGCAGATTTCCAAGTCCGAAGTC